AGGAGTGGGAATCGCGCCGGATTGCGGGCTGTCGCCGGGCATGGCCTCGATCCTGGCCGGCGAACTGATGCGCAAGGCGGGGGGCGAGGCCGACGCGCTGAAGATCTACGTTGGCGGGCTGCCCAAGCAACCCAAGCCGCCGTTCTATTACCAGCTTGTGTTCTCGGTGGAAGGGCTGATCAACGAATACGTGGAACCGGCGAAGGTGCTGCGCGGCGGCAAGATCACCTACGTCGAGCCCCTGACCGAGCCCGAGGATTTCGAGGTCCGCGGCCTGCCCCGGCTGATCGCCTTCCACACCTCAGGCGGCACCTCGACCCTGCCGGAGACCTTCCAGGGCAAGGTGGGCGAGTGCTTCGAGAAGACGTTGCGCTATCCCATCCACTTCGCCATGGTGCGCCTGCTGTACGACCTGGGCCTGTTCTCCAGCGAGAAGCGGAAGGTGGGCAAGGCTGAGATCGCGCCGCGCGAGCTGATGTCGCAGATCCTGGTGGAAAGGTTCTCCGGCAACGACCCGGACATCTGCGTCTTGCGGGTGGAGGCGCACGCGCACGACACGGTGCACGCCTATTCCCTGTTCGACGACTACGAACCGGACACGAAAATGTCGGCCATGATGCGCACCACCGCCTGGCCGGCCTCGATCGTGCTGCAGATGATGTGCAGCGGCAAGATCGCGAAACGCGGCGGCATCTACCAGGAGACGGACGTGCCGACGCCGGAGTTCGTCGCGGAGATGCAGCGGCGCGGCGTCAGCCTCAACTATTCGGAGGAGACGGTGAGCGCAGATTCCACCGTGGTCCTGCATATATAGCCGGGAGAAGAGCGCTTGCGAGTACTCGATCGGTTGCAGCCGTTGGCGCTGCTGGGGTTGCGAGTCGTGCTGGGCGTCATCATGATCGCGCACGGCTACAGCAAGGTGTTCGGCGGCATGTCGAAACACGTGTCGCTGGTCGGCAGTTTGGGACTCCCGGGGTGGTGGGCCTACTTCTCCGCAGCGGCGGAGTTCGGCGGGGGGATCCTGCTGATCGGCGGGCTCCTGACCCGCTTTGCCGGCCTGGCGGTGTTCATAAACATGTTCGTCGCCATCTGGAAGGTGCACTGGAAGAACGGCCTGCGGGGCCCCGGCGGCTACGAGTTCCCGCTGGCCTGCGCCGCCATCGCCTTCGCTCTCATCTTCTTCGGCGGGGGGCCGATCTCACTGGATCCGGTGTTCTTCCGCGGCGGCGGCAAAGGAAAAGATTGATCCATTGAGCCATTGACGATGGACTGTGCTCCGTCCAATCGTCAATGACTCAATCTCACATTCGTCAACCCGCTAAAAGCTGAAGCGTTGCAGGTCGTGAGCGCCGGAGGCGCGGGCGGCGGCCGCGTATTTCTTCTGCGGGGCGCCCGGCGCGGCCAGTGCGCGCATGGGATCGGCGAGACCGCGCATCATCGCCTCGAACCCTTCCAGGTCGAGGGATTGCGCGCCGTCTGAGAGCGCGCGCTCGGGGCACGGATGCACCTCGACGATGATCCCATCTGCGCCGAGCGCTACCGCCGCACGCGAAACCGGCAAGATGAGGCTGCGGCGGCCCGTGCCGTGCGAGGGGTCGGCGATCACCGGCAGGTGCGACAATTCCTTGGCCAGCGCGATGGCGGCCAGATCCATGGTGTTGCGCAGCTCGGTCTCGAAGGTCTTGATGCCGCGTTCGCAGAGCACCACGTTGGTGTTGCCGCCGGAAAGCAGGTACTCGGCCGCCAGCAGCCACTCCTTGATCGTCGCCGAAGGGCCACGCTTCAGCAGGACCGGCTTGGTGCAACGAGCCAGACGGCGCAGCAGGTTGTAGTTCTGCATGTTGCGCGCGCCCACCTGGAGCATGTCGGCATACTCGGAGATCAGGTCCACGTCTTCGCTGCCCATGACCTCGGTGACGACCGGCAGGCCGGTCTGCTCGCGCGCCTCGCGCAGGATCTCCAGCGCTTCGACTCCGAGGCCCTGGAAATCGTAAGGAGAGGTGCGGGGCTTGTAGGCGCCGCCGCGCAGCATGGTGGCGCCGGACTGCTTGACGGCGTGCGCTGTGGCCAGCATCTGGTCGCGCGATTCCACCGAGCACGGTCCGGCGATGACCACCACCTTGTGCGCGCCGATGTGCACGTCGCCGACCGTGACCACCGTCCCCTGCGGCCGGGTCTGGCGGCTGACCAGCTTGAACGGCTGGGCGATGGGCACCACGTTATCCACGCCGGGCGCGGCCTGGAGTGCTTCCAGCTCGTGGCGCCGCCCGCCGCTGCCCACGGCGGCGATGATGCAGCGCTCGGTGCCGCGGGTGACGTGCGCCTGGTAGCCGGCTTCGCGCACCCGCTCGATCACGTGCTCGATCTGTTGCTCGCTTGCTCCGTCTTTCATGTTGACGATCATCTCGGACCTCCCAGTCCCCGGAAAAAACAAAAGCCGCGACCGGAGTCGCGGCTGCTTGGCTGAAATCTTGGCGGTTATGTCATCTGATCATGCGCGCGCAAGCTTCGCCCCAGCCGCTCCCGGTAAATCGGAAGCCGGCAAAGGTAAAGCTCGTAAATCGAATGGCGCGCATAGAAATCCGCCTGAGTCCGTGCATTCTGCACCAACTCAGGCGGGGTGTCAATGCGAAAGATGGCTCAATCGGCGCTTACCGCGCAGGTCTCGCCTTTCTTGGCCTTCTCCTCAGCAACGACCTTCAGCATGGTCGCGTTGTCGGAATACTTGAAGAAGCCGAGGCCACGGGCCTTGGCTTCGCGCTCGGCGGCGGCGTCGAGCAGCTCGAGATCCGCCTTGTTGACCGGGCGGAGGCCCTTGCGGTCGAGGTAGCGCTGGATGTCGTTCGGCTGAGCCGCTGCGACACGCTCCGGGGCGCTCTCGACGAACTTGAGCACCTCGGCGGCAGCGACTTCGCCGTCGTGACGGGCGATGCCGACCAAACCTTCGCTGGCGCGGCGGGCCCATCCGCCCACGTACACGCCCTCCAGGTCCTGGTTCGTCGCCGGGTCATAGACCTGGTACACGGGCTGCTTGGGATCGGCGGCGGGACGAGTGGCAAATCCGTCCGGGCCCATGGGCAAGCCGACCTTGGGATCGTGCGAGTCGCCGATGGCGAAAATCATCGTGTCGACATCGAGGTCGGAGGTCCGCTCGGTGGCCTTGGCGGCCGTGCCCGTTCCCTTCGCGACCAGGAGGTTCTCGGTGACAGTCAGGCGGTTGATGCGGCCGTCGGGACCGGCATGGATCTCCTTGGGCGAGCACAGGAAGCGGAAGCGCAGCTTGGGCGGCTTACGCGTGTACGCCGGCTTCTTGAGGAAGGGGAAGGTCTCGTCGGCGACCTTGGAGGGGTCCTGGCCGACGGCGATGAGCTTTTCCTTGATGCGCTCGACCTCGTCCAGGAATTCCTTCTGGTCGAGGTGCATGTCGATGTGGGCGATCTCCTTCTCGTCGAACTTGGCTTCGAAGGGGCCGCGGCGGGCGACCACGATCAGCTCTTCGGTCTTGCGGTTGGGATCGTCCTGCAAGACCCAGCGCGCGATGTCCACCATGACGTTGCCCATGCCGACGATGGCGATGCGCTTGCCGGTGGAGAAATCCTGCGAGGCGAACGGCGGAAGCTGGTTGTAGAAATAGACGAAGTCCTTGGCCGAGTAGACGCCTTTGGAGTTCTCGCCGGGCAGGCCCAGCTTCTTCGTCCCCTGCGCGCCGACGGTAAAGAGGATGGCGGATGGATTGAACTGGCGCAGGTCTTCAAGCTTCAACGGATATTCAGTCCCCACCTGGACGCCGCCGAAGTAGTACACGTTGGGAAGAGCGAAGATCTTGGCGAACTGCTTGCGCAGCCCGAACTTCATCTTGTCCTTGACGGGATAAATGCCGTACTCGGCGAGGCCTCCGGGCTTGATGTCCCGGTTCAAAATGATGACGTTATGCCCCGCCTGGGCGATCTTTTGTGCAGCGAACAGCCCGGCTGGGCCGGCCCCCACAACGAAAACAGTCTTCACGTGGCCCCTCCTGAAAAATGGCAGTATTGCGGCAAGGCCCGAAAGCCGTGCCGGATAGTGCACGGTAGCCCGAGGGGTACACCCGAGGCGGTGACGGGCGTCACAGACCTTGGTGCGGATTCGCACACCGCCCGGGACCAGGGCCGTGTCGGGAATTGTGGCACAGGAAGGTATGGATCCGTCATGTTTTTGCGGGTTCGGGAGGGCGCGGGGACGGGCAAAGCCGCCCGTCCCCACACCGGAAGGTCAGAATTGGGCCAGGGAGAGGATGGCCTGGTAGACGTCGTCGGCCTGGGGCAGGATCTCGTCTTCCAGGACAGGTTGGTAGGCCACGAAGGTGTCCTCGGCGGCCAGGCGCCGGACGGGGGCGTCCAGGTGCTCGAACAGCTCGTCAGCGATGCGGGCGGCGATCTCGGCGCCGTAGCCCCAGCTCAGGCAGTCTTCATGCGCCACCAGTACGCGGCTGGTCTTGCGTACGGAGGCGGCGATGCCCTCCCAGTCGTACGGGCTGAGGGTGCGAAGGTCGAGCAGTTCGACGCTGATGCCCTGTTCGCGCTCCGCCCGCTGCGCCGCCTGCAAGGCACGTGGAACGAGCGCGCCATAAGTGATGATCGTGAGATCGCTTCCCTCCTTCCAGACCCGCGCCTTGCCGAAGGGGACCATGTGGTCGGGGCCGGGATAGGGAGCGCGTCCGAAGGGCTCGCGGTAGAGCCGCTTGTGCTCCAGGAAGAGTACCGGGTCGTCGCAGCGGATGGCTGTGCGCAGCAGTCCGTTGGCGTCGACCGCATTCGAGGGAAAGCAGACGCGCAGGCCCGGGGTGTGCGTGAAGATGCTCTCGCCGCACTGGGAGTGGTAGATGGAGCCGCCGGTGAGATATCCGCCGATGGCCACGCGCACCACCGCCGGGCAGGAAAACCCGTTGTTGGAGCGCCAGCGGATGAGCGGCATCTCGTTGCGCAACTGGTGCATGGCGGGCCAGATGTAGTCGAAGAACTGGATCTCGACCACCGGCTTGAGGCCGCGCGTGCCCATGCCGACGGCGCGCCCGACGATGTTGGCCTCCGCCAGGGGCGAGTTGAAGACGCGGTCCGGTCCGAACTCCTTCTGCAAGCCGGCCGTGAGCTTGAAGACGCCGCCCTTGCCTTTGACCAGCTTCTTCTTGAGGTATTCCTCGCGCGAGCAGTCGGCCACGTCCTCGCCGAAGATGACGATGCGCGGGTCGCGGCGCATCTCGTCACGCAGGCAGACGTTGATCAAGTCGGCCATGGTTTTGTCGCCGCCCTCCGACATGGCCTCGAAGTTGAAGTTGGCGGACGTGGGATCGAGGTCGGGCGAGTACACGAACTTCTTGTAGGAATCGAGCGCCGGCAGGGCGGCTTCGAGGGCGCGGTCGCTGGCCTCCTGGGCCTCCTCGTCCACCTCGCGCTCCAGGTTGTTGATGCCCTCCTCGTCGAGGATGCCCTCGCGGATGAGGAACATCTGGGTGCGGGTGAGCGGGTCGCGGCGAGTCTCTTCCTGGCGCTCGGGCTCGGGGCGGTAGAGGCGCTCGTCGTCGGAGAGCGAGTGCGAATACGGCCGCACCACATGGCCATGCACGAACGCCGGGCCTTTGCCCAATCGGATGTGGTCCACGGCGCGGCGGAACTCCGCATAGCTGGAGATGGGGTCGGTGCCGTCGCACTCGGCAAAATGGAAATTCGGAAAATTCGCCACCAGGCGAGAGATGTTGCCGCCGGCGGTGTTCACTTCGACCGGCACCGAGATGGCGTACTCGTTGTCCTCGATGGCAAACAGGACGGGCAGCTTCCGGTTGGAAGCGGTGTTGAGGGCTTCCCAGAACTCGCCTTGGCTGGTGGTGCCATCGCCGCTGGAGACGTACACGACCTCGTCGCCGTGAAAAACGAGGTCCTTGAACTGGCGGTAATCGCCGTCGGCCTTCTGGGCGGAGTCGGGGTGCTGAGCGAAGTAGCGTCCGGCCTCGGCGCAGCCCACGGCCTGGAGGAATTGCGATCCCGTCGGCGAGGACTGGGTGACGATGTTCAGCTTGCGGCTGCTCCAGTGCGAAGGCATCTGGCGGCCGCCAGAGCTGGGATCATCGGCGGCGCCTACGGCCTGAAGCAACATGTCGAGCGGAGTGATGCCCAAGGTCAGGCAGAGCGTGCGATCGCGATAATAGGGGTAGAACCAGTCGTAGCCGGGCTTCAGGGCCATGGCGGCGGCGACCAGGAAAGCCTCGTGTCCAGCGCCGGAGATCTGGAAGAAGATGCGCTGCTGGCGCTTGAGCATGATCTCGCGGTCGTCCAGGCGGCGCGAAAGAAACATCAGGCGGTACATCTGGATGAGCTGCTCGCCGGTCAGACCCTCGTAGGTTTTCGACTTCTTTTCCGGCGCCGCTTCGACGGGCGGCTTGGGCTCTGCCTTTGTAGTCGCCATTCAGTTCCTCAGATGTCTAGATGCAGCGGGGGTGGTGCATTCGCTACATTGTAAATGGTCAGGCAAGCTGCCGGATATACTCGAAACAAGGGGCAGGAGGCAGGCCGTAAACGTCCGGCCGTCGGGAACGATGATTCGCATAAAACGCAAAATTCCCGCTGCCAGCATCAAGCTGCTGATCTTCGACCTTGACGGCACGCTGGTGGATTCGCGCGTGGACCTCACCAACGCGGTCAACGCGATGCTGCGCAAGTTCGGCCGGTTTGAGCTGCCCATGGAGGTGGTCGAGAGCTACGTCGGGGACGGCGCGCCCATGCTGGTACGCCGGGCGATGGGCGATCCCGACGACGGCAACGTGATGCGCGAGGCGTTGGAGTACTTCATCCAGTACTACCGCGAGCACAAGCTGGACAACACGACCCTGTACGAGGGCGTGCTCGGGGCGCTGGAAGCGATCCGCAATGGCAGCGATGGGCGGCGCATGGCGGTGCTCTCAAACAAGCCCGTGAACCCGTCCCGGGGCATCTGCGAGGCGCTGGGGATCGGCCCGTTCTTCGTGCAGGTGTACGGGGGCAACAGCTTCCCCACCAAGAAACCCGATCCGCAGGGCGCGCTGGCGCTGTGCTCTGAAACCGGGGTCCAGCCCGAGGAAGCGGTGATCATCGGCGACTCGGACATCGACATCCTGACCGGGCGGAACGCCGGAATGTGGACGGTTGGAGTGAATTACGGATTCATGCCCGACCGGCTGAAGGCTACGCCACCGGATGTGCTGGTGGATACCGCTTTCGAGCTGGCCGACGTTTTCAAGATCTAACCGCGGAGGACGCGGAGGACACGGAGAAAACTTAACCGGGTAGTGGTCTCTCGGCTCGCCGCGAAGCGCGGCTCGCTCGGGATGACGCCATGAAAAGAGGACTTGTCGCTGCGAGCAGTTCCCGCTACTCTCGCTGCAATTCACGATGGCCAGGAAATCAGCAGAGACATTTGGCTTCACGCACGCGGAGCTGCGCACCATCCGCGCCATGAAGGATCCCAACGGCGTGCAGACGTTCCTCAACAGCCTGCCCTATCACCTCGCGCCGACCTGCTGGTCGCCACGCAAGGTGCTGCACGCGCGCACCGTGCATTGCCTGGAGGGCGCGATCTTCGGCGCGGCCGCGCTGCGGGTACTGGGTTATCCGCCACTCCTGTTGGACCTGGAGGCGGAGCGGGACACCGATCACGTGCTCGCCATCTTCAAGAAAAACGGCGGCTGGGGAGCGGTGGCGGCGTCGAATTTCGCCGGCTGCCGCTATCGCGAGCCCGTGTACCGCTCCCTGCGCGAACTGGTGATGAGCTACGTCAATCTTTATTTCAATCTCGCCAAGCAGAGGTCGTTGCGCCGCTATTCCAATCCCGTGAACTTGCGCCGCTTCGATCACCTGCACTGGATGACCAGCGAGAAAGAAGTGTGGTTCATCCCCAACTACCTCTGCGACATCCCGCACAAGCGCCTGCTCACGCCGAAGCAGGAAAAGGCACTGCACACGGTGGACCAGCGGCTCTACGATGCGGAGCTGGTCGGACATAGATGGAAATAGCGAACGGTATAATAGAGAGATGCCCACCCGCTAATATGCGCGTCCGAGAGGGATCGCCCACCGGCTAAAGCCGCTTGGAAGGGCGCTGATGCGCGACGGCTAAAGCCGTCGCCTATCACGCAGATTCGGGTAAAGGGCGCACAGCCGGGGGCGGCTGTGCCACACGATCATCATGGATTTCAAGCTCGTCAGCGATTACAAGCCGCGCGGCGACCAAGGCCGGGCCATTGAACAGCTCAACCGGGGTGTGGCCGAAGCCGAAAAGCACCAGGTACTGCTGGGCGTGACCGGTTCCGGCAAGACTTTCACCATGGCCAAGCTCATCGAGCAGGCCAACCGCCCGACCCTGGTGCTGGCCCACAACAAGACCCTGGCGGCGCAGCTCTACCACGAGTTCAAGAGCTTCTTCCCCAAC
The window above is part of the Terriglobia bacterium genome. Proteins encoded here:
- a CDS encoding DoxX family protein, which translates into the protein MRVLDRLQPLALLGLRVVLGVIMIAHGYSKVFGGMSKHVSLVGSLGLPGWWAYFSAAAEFGGGILLIGGLLTRFAGLAVFINMFVAIWKVHWKNGLRGPGGYEFPLACAAIAFALIFFGGGPISLDPVFFRGGGKGKD
- a CDS encoding FAD-dependent oxidoreductase; translated protein: MKTVFVVGAGPAGLFAAQKIAQAGHNVIILNRDIKPGGLAEYGIYPVKDKMKFGLRKQFAKIFALPNVYYFGGVQVGTEYPLKLEDLRQFNPSAILFTVGAQGTKKLGLPGENSKGVYSAKDFVYFYNQLPPFASQDFSTGKRIAIVGMGNVMVDIARWVLQDDPNRKTEELIVVARRGPFEAKFDEKEIAHIDMHLDQKEFLDEVERIKEKLIAVGQDPSKVADETFPFLKKPAYTRKPPKLRFRFLCSPKEIHAGPDGRINRLTVTENLLVAKGTGTAAKATERTSDLDVDTMIFAIGDSHDPKVGLPMGPDGFATRPAADPKQPVYQVYDPATNQDLEGVYVGGWARRASEGLVGIARHDGEVAAAEVLKFVESAPERVAAAQPNDIQRYLDRKGLRPVNKADLELLDAAAEREAKARGLGFFKYSDNATMLKVVAEEKAKKGETCAVSAD
- a CDS encoding dehydrogenase E1 component subunit alpha/beta, encoding MATTKAEPKPPVEAAPEKKSKTYEGLTGEQLIQMYRLMFLSRRLDDREIMLKRQQRIFFQISGAGHEAFLVAAAMALKPGYDWFYPYYRDRTLCLTLGITPLDMLLQAVGAADDPSSGGRQMPSHWSSRKLNIVTQSSPTGSQFLQAVGCAEAGRYFAQHPDSAQKADGDYRQFKDLVFHGDEVVYVSSGDGTTSQGEFWEALNTASNRKLPVLFAIEDNEYAISVPVEVNTAGGNISRLVANFPNFHFAECDGTDPISSYAEFRRAVDHIRLGKGPAFVHGHVVRPYSHSLSDDERLYRPEPERQEETRRDPLTRTQMFLIREGILDEEGINNLEREVDEEAQEASDRALEAALPALDSYKKFVYSPDLDPTSANFNFEAMSEGGDKTMADLINVCLRDEMRRDPRIVIFGEDVADCSREEYLKKKLVKGKGGVFKLTAGLQKEFGPDRVFNSPLAEANIVGRAVGMGTRGLKPVVEIQFFDYIWPAMHQLRNEMPLIRWRSNNGFSCPAVVRVAIGGYLTGGSIYHSQCGESIFTHTPGLRVCFPSNAVDANGLLRTAIRCDDPVLFLEHKRLYREPFGRAPYPGPDHMVPFGKARVWKEGSDLTIITYGALVPRALQAAQRAEREQGISVELLDLRTLSPYDWEGIAASVRKTSRVLVAHEDCLSWGYGAEIAARIADELFEHLDAPVRRLAAEDTFVAYQPVLEDEILPQADDVYQAILSLAQF
- the aroF gene encoding 3-deoxy-7-phosphoheptulonate synthase, translated to MIVNMKDGASEQQIEHVIERVREAGYQAHVTRGTERCIIAAVGSGGRRHELEALQAAPGVDNVVPIAQPFKLVSRQTRPQGTVVTVGDVHIGAHKVVVIAGPCSVESRDQMLATAHAVKQSGATMLRGGAYKPRTSPYDFQGLGVEALEILREAREQTGLPVVTEVMGSEDVDLISEYADMLQVGARNMQNYNLLRRLARCTKPVLLKRGPSATIKEWLLAAEYLLSGGNTNVVLCERGIKTFETELRNTMDLAAIALAKELSHLPVIADPSHGTGRRSLILPVSRAAVALGADGIIVEVHPCPERALSDGAQSLDLEGFEAMMRGLADPMRALAAPGAPQKKYAAAARASGAHDLQRFSF
- a CDS encoding saccharopine dehydrogenase NADP-binding domain-containing protein, which codes for MKLLVIGAGMMGSAAAYDMARAETVEAVTLADRDTKKAKAAAARINKLAGGKKVRAVPFDARKPAAAKTLMRGHDGALSAVPYFFNLGLAKAAIDAGCHFADLGGNNTVVKQEYALSKQAAKKGVGIAPDCGLSPGMASILAGELMRKAGGEADALKIYVGGLPKQPKPPFYYQLVFSVEGLINEYVEPAKVLRGGKITYVEPLTEPEDFEVRGLPRLIAFHTSGGTSTLPETFQGKVGECFEKTLRYPIHFAMVRLLYDLGLFSSEKRKVGKAEIAPRELMSQILVERFSGNDPDICVLRVEAHAHDTVHAYSLFDDYEPDTKMSAMMRTTAWPASIVLQMMCSGKIAKRGGIYQETDVPTPEFVAEMQRRGVSLNYSEETVSADSTVVLHI
- a CDS encoding HAD-IA family hydrolase; the protein is MIRIKRKIPAASIKLLIFDLDGTLVDSRVDLTNAVNAMLRKFGRFELPMEVVESYVGDGAPMLVRRAMGDPDDGNVMREALEYFIQYYREHKLDNTTLYEGVLGALEAIRNGSDGRRMAVLSNKPVNPSRGICEALGIGPFFVQVYGGNSFPTKKPDPQGALALCSETGVQPEEAVIIGDSDIDILTGRNAGMWTVGVNYGFMPDRLKATPPDVLVDTAFELADVFKI